Proteins from a single region of Candidatus Saccharibacteria bacterium:
- a CDS encoding mechanosensitive ion channel gives MPLQEQLDAFSLEIQKFFTQPNSYRSVLILIASIVVVYWLSKFIAKGIVRIAQIVATRTDNESNEEQIIRYRQVETYLSITIALVRVGLVIVVGLIAWRIFSPGDSISIAAIGAGTVFVVIAGQTVGILLRDVTAGATMIAEKWFNVGDFIKIEPFGDVSGVVERFTLRSTRLRSLSGEVVWVHNQQIMAVHVTPRGVRTIAVDVFTRDRAKAEKAIEKIIGTIPTGPTLLARPLRIKYAERWDDDLWRITVVGETPPGREWLIENYFINAIKDVDEDKKKPDRLFTQEPIARYADSVADRRFKRAVRLKKD, from the coding sequence ATGCCATTACAAGAACAACTCGATGCATTCTCACTGGAAATCCAAAAGTTCTTTACGCAACCTAATTCGTACCGGTCTGTGCTTATTCTTATCGCCTCAATTGTTGTTGTGTACTGGCTTAGCAAGTTTATAGCCAAGGGTATTGTCCGCATTGCTCAGATTGTCGCAACCCGCACCGACAACGAGTCGAACGAAGAGCAGATCATACGCTACAGGCAAGTAGAAACTTATCTAAGCATCACTATAGCTTTGGTGCGTGTCGGACTGGTTATTGTGGTTGGTCTTATTGCGTGGAGAATTTTTAGCCCGGGCGACAGTATTAGTATCGCCGCTATCGGTGCCGGAACGGTGTTCGTTGTTATCGCCGGTCAAACGGTAGGTATATTACTTCGCGACGTCACGGCGGGCGCCACCATGATTGCCGAAAAGTGGTTTAATGTTGGTGATTTTATCAAGATCGAACCATTTGGCGATGTATCTGGCGTTGTTGAACGCTTTACGCTACGTTCAACACGCCTGCGAAGCCTGAGCGGTGAAGTAGTGTGGGTGCATAACCAACAAATCATGGCAGTTCATGTCACACCGCGGGGCGTTCGTACGATTGCTGTCGATGTGTTCACTCGCGACAGAGCAAAAGCTGAAAAGGCTATCGAGAAAATCATCGGCACGATTCCTACTGGCCCAACACTCCTTGCGCGGCCACTTCGTATTAAATACGCGGAACGCTGGGACGATGACCTGTGGCGCATTACCGTCGTTGGCGAAACACCTCCGGGTCGTGAATGGCTTATTGAAAACTATTTTATTAATGCAATAAAAGATGTCGACGAAGACAAAAAGAAGCCCGATCGACTATTTACGCAAGAGCCGATCGCGCGCTATGCAGATTCGGTGGCAGACCGACGCTTTAAACGAGCCGTTCGTCTTAAAAAGGACTAA
- a CDS encoding quinone-dependent dihydroorotate dehydrogenase: protein MHHVLSHATKQLYQHAAKPLLFKLHPDGVHRRLIRTGSVIQRSKLTNHILRGAWAYQNPKALSQTIHGITFSNPIGLSAGFDKNFQLPPLLKSVGFGFMEGGSLTLHECAGNPGPWFHRLPKTKGLVVNAGLANQGVDRIISRLAAYLVNTFTDFPLNISVAKTNSPDACSETAAIADYIGSLKALKRAKLGDIYTLNISCPNTYGGQPFTTPELLEKLLTAVDAIRLSAPVFIKMPAHLPWKEFKKLADVAAKHSIAGLTISNLVYREQIELKDPLPGSVKGKISGAASAAIANNLIFRTRQAYGDHFIIIGVGGVFNAADAYEKIKYGANLVELITGMIFEGPQMVGQINEELVALLKKDGLTNIGEAVGVAVSIGPGAAAKNQT from the coding sequence ATGCACCACGTTCTCAGTCACGCCACCAAGCAGTTATATCAACATGCCGCCAAACCGTTGCTTTTCAAGCTTCACCCGGATGGTGTTCATCGTCGCCTCATTCGCACAGGTTCGGTTATTCAACGAAGTAAACTAACAAACCACATACTGCGCGGCGCTTGGGCGTACCAAAACCCAAAGGCACTTTCTCAAACTATTCACGGAATTACTTTTAGCAACCCGATCGGTCTGTCAGCCGGCTTCGATAAAAACTTTCAGCTGCCTCCGCTTCTTAAATCAGTGGGCTTCGGCTTTATGGAGGGCGGGTCTTTAACGCTGCACGAATGTGCCGGCAACCCCGGTCCGTGGTTTCACCGATTGCCAAAAACAAAAGGCCTCGTTGTAAATGCCGGACTAGCTAATCAAGGGGTTGATAGAATTATTAGTCGGCTAGCTGCATATCTGGTCAATACATTTACTGATTTTCCACTCAACATATCTGTTGCAAAAACAAATTCACCCGACGCTTGCTCTGAGACGGCGGCGATTGCCGATTATATTGGCAGTCTAAAGGCACTCAAACGAGCGAAATTAGGTGATATCTACACCCTCAATATTTCTTGTCCAAACACCTATGGTGGTCAGCCATTTACCACACCCGAACTTCTAGAAAAACTTTTAACGGCCGTCGACGCAATTAGACTGAGTGCTCCAGTATTTATAAAAATGCCGGCTCATCTACCGTGGAAAGAATTTAAAAAGCTAGCCGATGTGGCCGCAAAACACTCCATTGCGGGCCTTACTATTTCGAACCTTGTTTACCGCGAGCAAATAGAGCTAAAAGACCCATTGCCTGGTAGCGTAAAAGGGAAGATCAGTGGCGCAGCAAGTGCGGCGATCGCTAACAATCTTATTTTTCGGACACGGCAAGCATACGGCGATCATTTTATTATCATTGGCGTAGGTGGAGTGTTTAATGCAGCCGACGCATACGAAAAGATAAAGTATGGCGCAAATCTAGTAGAACTTATCACAGGCATGATTTTTGAAGGCCCCCAAATGGTAGGGCAGATAAACGAAGAACTCGTTGCTCTGCTAAAAAAGGATGGGCTCACAAATATTGGCGAAGCAGTAGGCGTAGCGGTTTCAATCGGGCCTGGTGCCGCAGCAAAGAATCAAACCTAA
- a CDS encoding YdeI/OmpD-associated family protein, which translates to MDKQSHDKSILFSTDKDWEIWLSQHHAQVDGVWMKVAKKGAEAKSIAIGDALDIALCYGWIDGQRRAYDDTYYLQKYTPRRPKSLWSKVNIAKVEALIAGGRMQKPGFEAIEAAKADGRWQAAYASQRTATMPPELEAALKRSPKAKAFYDTLNKTNKYAVIWRLLTAKTEKTKSARLQKMIDMLEDGKAFH; encoded by the coding sequence ATGGATAAGCAAAGCCACGATAAGTCGATACTATTTTCAACTGATAAAGATTGGGAGATATGGCTGTCGCAACATCATGCACAAGTAGATGGTGTTTGGATGAAAGTGGCTAAAAAAGGAGCTGAGGCTAAAAGTATTGCTATTGGCGACGCGCTCGATATCGCACTTTGCTACGGATGGATTGATGGCCAGCGCCGCGCCTATGATGACACTTACTACTTGCAAAAATACACGCCGCGTCGTCCAAAAAGCCTGTGGTCAAAGGTAAACATTGCAAAGGTCGAGGCGCTTATAGCGGGCGGGCGCATGCAAAAGCCAGGTTTTGAGGCTATCGAGGCGGCTAAGGCGGATGGTCGCTGGCAAGCCGCTTACGCATCGCAGCGCACGGCAACGATGCCACCCGAGCTTGAGGCGGCATTAAAGAGAAGTCCGAAGGCGAAAGCATTCTATGATACCTTGAATAAAACAAATAAATACGCTGTAATTTGGCGACTCTTAACAGCAAAAACCGAAAAAACCAAAAGCGCTCGACTGCAAAAAATGATAGATATGCTAGAAGATGGAAAAGCCTTCCATTAA
- a CDS encoding anibiotic ABC transporter has product MSVFTGTGRLFGAALRRDRIKLLVWIVGIAAILIPSTLSVKAVYETPEEIMGYVAASAVSVAARAFNGPVLGATQESIMLTETFTFFTLFVAFMSTLLVVRHTRAEEEAGRTELIGSASVGLYAPLAAALSLAFLANLLIVGVVTTAYMVCGLAFDSSLLAGLAMGAMGMVFAGIAAIVAQLTQTSRAANAIAGGSVGFFFLLRAVGDAFGEVQPGGLEVKSGLATMFSPMGLAREVQPFIRDNVWPLVVLAVTLFVAIGCALFLRSRRDLGSGLFPARRGPASAKASLSSAFGLAFRQQRGLIIGWSIGVAVLAVALGSMAQEVAKMTSSSKDMAEMIALLGGSENLTNAYLAFSMSLFGVMAVGYAVQAMQKIRSEEAEGRLELVLAGSVRRQSWILSHMVITGIGGTILVLIAGIAAGVTHGIMSNDLETQAFALIQAGLVQIPLVLLFVAIVAFLFAVLPAISNALAWTFFAGSYAIMQLGALLKLPEWAINLSPFTHIPAIPAEEMTWSPILWILAVSAGAAIMAVGLFRRRNITTT; this is encoded by the coding sequence ATGTCGGTATTTACAGGTACAGGCAGGCTGTTCGGCGCTGCACTTCGACGTGACCGAATAAAACTACTGGTTTGGATAGTGGGTATCGCTGCTATTCTTATTCCATCGACGCTAAGCGTTAAGGCGGTCTACGAGACGCCCGAAGAGATTATGGGGTATGTTGCAGCCTCGGCGGTGAGTGTTGCCGCCCGGGCATTTAACGGCCCTGTTCTTGGTGCTACTCAAGAATCTATTATGCTCACAGAAACATTCACATTCTTTACCCTGTTTGTAGCGTTTATGAGTACGCTTTTAGTGGTTCGCCATACCAGGGCTGAGGAAGAGGCTGGGCGCACCGAACTAATCGGGAGCGCGTCTGTTGGGCTATACGCGCCGCTTGCCGCTGCCCTTAGTCTGGCATTTTTGGCAAATCTGCTGATTGTAGGTGTCGTTACGACTGCCTATATGGTCTGTGGTCTGGCTTTTGATAGCTCTCTTCTTGCCGGTCTTGCTATGGGGGCGATGGGTATGGTGTTTGCCGGTATCGCTGCGATCGTGGCGCAATTAACACAGACATCGCGGGCAGCGAACGCGATCGCTGGGGGTTCGGTAGGCTTCTTCTTTTTGCTACGTGCCGTGGGTGATGCTTTTGGCGAAGTTCAGCCCGGGGGATTAGAAGTTAAGAGTGGTCTTGCGACGATGTTCTCCCCAATGGGTCTTGCACGCGAAGTCCAGCCATTTATTCGAGATAATGTCTGGCCGCTTGTAGTGCTTGCTGTCACCTTGTTTGTTGCTATAGGCTGCGCACTGTTTCTCCGCTCACGTCGCGATCTTGGATCTGGTCTGTTTCCTGCGCGTCGCGGGCCGGCATCGGCTAAAGCCAGCTTGTCGAGCGCTTTTGGCCTAGCATTTCGCCAGCAGCGCGGCCTAATTATAGGGTGGTCTATCGGTGTTGCCGTTCTTGCCGTGGCGCTTGGTTCTATGGCGCAAGAAGTTGCCAAGATGACTTCAAGCAGTAAGGATATGGCAGAGATGATCGCTCTTTTGGGCGGTAGCGAAAATCTTACCAACGCCTACCTAGCCTTCTCTATGTCGTTATTCGGCGTAATGGCTGTGGGTTATGCAGTTCAAGCCATGCAAAAAATTCGCTCAGAGGAAGCCGAGGGACGCTTAGAGTTGGTTTTGGCAGGTAGCGTCAGGCGTCAGTCGTGGATACTTAGCCATATGGTTATTACGGGGATTGGCGGCACGATTCTTGTTTTAATCGCGGGAATCGCAGCTGGTGTGACTCACGGTATTATGTCGAACGATCTTGAAACTCAGGCGTTTGCACTGATTCAGGCAGGCTTGGTTCAGATTCCGCTCGTACTACTGTTTGTGGCGATCGTCGCTTTTCTGTTTGCGGTACTTCCAGCGATAAGCAACGCACTTGCCTGGACATTCTTTGCTGGAAGTTACGCAATAATGCAGTTGGGCGCATTGCTAAAATTACCCGAATGGGCTATTAACCTCTCGCCGTTTACACATATCCCCGCCATACCGGCCGAAGAAATGACCTGGAGTCCTATTTTGTGGATACTTGCGGTCTCTGCGGGTGCTGCGATTATGGCGGTTGGTCTGTTCCGTCGCCGCAATATTACGACAACCTAA
- a CDS encoding ABC transporter ATP-binding protein, translating into MSDTVAIEIKNLVKEFGQVKALNKLNLKVNTGEVHGFLGPNGAGKSTTIRIMLGLLRKNAGEVTLLGGDPWRDAVQLHKRLAYVPGDVDLWPNLSGGEAIDLLGRLRGGLDAKRRAELLEQFDLDPTKKCGTYSKGNRQKVAIIAALASDVELYLLDEPTSGLDPLMQAVFNERVLQLKNAGKTILLSSHILGEVDTLCDEVTIIKKGETIVSDKLSSLRHLSYATVSVVTKSPIKGLDALADVTEVSVKGDRTTFKVRNGGLGEALTLVAKFGMHSIHSAEPSLEELFMHHYAAKEL; encoded by the coding sequence ATGTCTGATACGGTTGCAATTGAAATTAAAAATTTAGTTAAAGAGTTTGGCCAAGTAAAAGCATTAAACAAACTGAATCTCAAGGTTAATACCGGTGAGGTTCATGGGTTTTTAGGGCCAAATGGCGCAGGAAAATCAACGACTATACGTATAATGCTAGGGCTTCTACGTAAAAATGCCGGCGAAGTAACGCTGCTTGGTGGCGATCCGTGGCGTGACGCGGTGCAGCTTCATAAACGGCTAGCGTATGTACCTGGCGACGTCGATCTTTGGCCGAATCTTTCTGGTGGCGAGGCGATTGATCTACTCGGCCGGCTTCGTGGAGGATTAGACGCAAAGCGTCGCGCAGAGCTTCTCGAGCAATTTGATTTAGACCCAACGAAAAAGTGTGGGACGTACTCTAAGGGAAACCGTCAAAAAGTGGCAATTATTGCTGCCCTGGCATCGGATGTAGAGCTGTATTTACTCGACGAGCCAACATCGGGTCTCGACCCTCTTATGCAGGCTGTTTTTAACGAGCGCGTTTTACAACTTAAAAATGCAGGTAAAACAATTCTGCTTTCAAGTCATATTCTTGGTGAGGTTGACACGCTATGCGACGAAGTGACTATTATCAAAAAAGGTGAAACGATCGTATCCGACAAGCTGTCGTCGCTTCGTCACCTTTCGTACGCGACCGTATCTGTCGTCACCAAAAGCCCGATAAAGGGGCTCGATGCACTTGCCGACGTAACAGAAGTTTCGGTCAAGGGCGACCGCACAACGTTTAAGGTACGCAATGGCGGTCTTGGCGAGGCACTGACGCTGGTGGCGAAGTTTGGCATGCATAGTATTCATAGTGCTGAACCGTCGCTGGAAGAGCTGTTTATGCATCACTATGCAGCAAAGGAGTTGTAG
- a CDS encoding NUDIX domain-containing protein: MNDGYIDDAILRAQRGVGFVGITTCFICYDSQGRIFMAKRSSQARDEQGRWDIGGGGLDWGLTAEANVVKEIQEEYSATPSSVEFLGYRDVFRTLPDGTSTHWLALDFAALVSPEDVVINEPDKFDDSGWFTLGTLPSPLHSQIINTFNANEAHLKNILSS; encoded by the coding sequence ATGAACGATGGATATATAGATGATGCTATTCTTAGGGCTCAAAGGGGCGTTGGTTTTGTTGGTATTACGACATGTTTTATATGCTATGACAGTCAAGGTCGGATTTTTATGGCCAAAAGGAGTAGCCAGGCGCGAGACGAACAGGGCCGCTGGGATATTGGTGGGGGCGGGCTGGATTGGGGTTTAACGGCCGAGGCTAATGTTGTCAAAGAGATTCAAGAAGAGTATTCGGCGACGCCTAGCAGTGTTGAATTTCTTGGCTACAGAGATGTTTTTCGCACACTGCCAGATGGAACGTCGACGCACTGGCTAGCGCTTGATTTTGCGGCATTGGTTAGTCCCGAGGACGTCGTTATTAATGAGCCCGATAAGTTTGATGATTCAGGGTGGTTTACACTAGGCACACTTCCCTCCCCGCTCCACTCGCAAATAATAAATACATTTAACGCTAATGAAGCTCATTTAAAGAACATACTCAGTAGCTAG
- a CDS encoding AAA family ATPase gives MNKPIIIYISGSPGAGKTTLAKLISEQLYIPHVSSDLVHGGIELTQSNHDRKAAIANAFVPLMISMAQKQISFVVDHVLQKDMGKADIIDKLVPHARIIYIHVYCADPIARYIHRIESSDLPNIEKRRAALLERAVFHKENLSRTADVLDLSVPTLVVATESGYNPAINDILAFIQMHNN, from the coding sequence ATGAACAAACCTATAATTATTTATATTAGTGGGTCGCCAGGTGCCGGCAAAACCACGCTTGCAAAGCTCATATCTGAACAATTGTATATACCCCATGTTTCGAGTGACCTAGTGCATGGAGGAATAGAACTCACACAGTCAAATCATGATAGAAAAGCCGCGATTGCTAACGCGTTCGTACCGTTAATGATTTCTATGGCGCAAAAACAGATAAGTTTTGTTGTCGACCACGTATTACAAAAGGATATGGGCAAGGCCGATATTATTGACAAGCTTGTTCCGCACGCGAGAATTATTTATATTCACGTCTATTGTGCCGATCCTATCGCTCGCTATATTCACAGGATTGAATCGAGCGACCTGCCTAACATAGAAAAACGACGGGCGGCGCTTCTTGAGCGCGCCGTTTTTCATAAAGAGAACCTTTCGCGTACGGCTGATGTGTTGGATCTATCGGTTCCTACATTAGTAGTTGCTACCGAAAGCGGATATAACCCGGCGATAAATGATATTCTGGCATTTATTCAAATGCATAATAACTAG
- a CDS encoding Pr6Pr family membrane protein: MKFLNTRRLRFIFGLLGLSAIATEIIVLVNQGVFNPSNFFSFFTIQSNIIAALLLLYLALTNAASYKIQVIRGATALYMLMTGVIFALLLSGLTDVRLTAVPWDNTVLHYIMPIVVVLDWVLNPPKNKLPAKVVWAWVVFPFAYVAYTLVRGSIVSWYPYPFLNPQASSYAEVGAVSVVIAVLVVAAGFVLRSVQLGKKKRT, translated from the coding sequence ATGAAGTTTTTAAACACTCGTCGTTTACGATTTATATTTGGCTTACTGGGCTTGTCGGCTATCGCTACCGAGATAATCGTTCTTGTAAACCAAGGTGTATTTAACCCTTCTAACTTTTTTAGCTTTTTTACGATACAAAGTAATATAATCGCTGCGCTTCTTTTGCTTTATCTGGCCCTAACAAATGCTGCATCTTATAAAATCCAGGTAATAAGGGGCGCGACGGCTCTTTATATGCTTATGACGGGTGTGATATTTGCGCTGTTGCTGTCGGGGCTGACAGATGTTCGGTTGACTGCCGTGCCGTGGGATAACACAGTACTGCATTACATCATGCCTATTGTTGTGGTGTTAGATTGGGTGCTGAATCCTCCTAAAAACAAGTTGCCCGCGAAGGTAGTGTGGGCTTGGGTTGTTTTTCCGTTTGCCTATGTTGCCTATACGCTAGTGCGAGGAAGTATAGTGTCGTGGTATCCGTACCCCTTTCTTAACCCGCAAGCGAGTTCGTATGCTGAAGTTGGTGCAGTGTCGGTTGTCATTGCAGTATTGGTTGTAGCGGCCGGTTTTGTTTTGCGCTCGGTGCAACTAGGTAAGAAAAAACGCACATGA
- a CDS encoding alpha/beta hydrolase encodes MQVKRDFLSYKEYGTGDDVIVCIHGFLSSSHYWDKITPGLVAAGYRVILIDLLGFGTAAKPRDIDYSYDDQVEHINKIVSNLQFKNMTIIGHSMGALVAARYAALFPAKVISLVLLHPPMYTSAKEAKETLLRTSMIYRHLLKSRFRNITWVFVRVIAPSLIARHTHYARERSLQNVIVKAELFADIEALKMKTLILVGRKDRPVYRRNLVNISQPLVKILLENVGHHSPIWRPMFVQSLILNFIKP; translated from the coding sequence GTGCAAGTGAAACGCGACTTTCTAAGCTATAAAGAATACGGTACCGGTGATGACGTTATTGTATGTATTCATGGATTTTTATCATCTTCTCACTACTGGGATAAAATAACCCCGGGTTTGGTTGCTGCGGGATATAGAGTGATTCTAATTGATCTACTTGGATTTGGTACTGCGGCAAAGCCGCGAGATATCGATTACAGTTACGATGACCAGGTTGAACACATTAATAAAATTGTTAGCAACCTGCAGTTTAAAAACATGACGATAATCGGCCACTCTATGGGTGCGCTAGTGGCGGCTCGCTATGCGGCGCTATTCCCAGCTAAGGTGATATCGCTTGTTCTGCTTCATCCGCCTATGTATACGAGCGCGAAAGAAGCTAAAGAGACGCTACTGCGCACCAGCATGATTTATCGGCACCTACTGAAGTCAAGGTTCAGAAACATTACGTGGGTGTTTGTTCGCGTAATCGCACCCAGTCTTATAGCGCGTCATACTCATTATGCAAGAGAAAGGTCGCTGCAAAACGTAATTGTTAAGGCGGAGTTATTTGCGGATATTGAAGCGCTAAAAATGAAAACACTTATTCTTGTTGGCCGCAAAGACCGACCGGTTTACCGGCGCAATCTCGTGAATATTTCGCAACCGCTGGTAAAGATTTTGCTCGAGAATGTAGGACACCACTCACCTATTTGGCGGCCTATGTTTGTTCAGAGTCTTATTTTGAACTTTATTAAACCCTAA
- a CDS encoding NUDIX domain-containing protein, which produces MNSIHKAGGIILKDRRLLVTRSFGKDIFIAPGGKLEANESPEQALKREMLEELAITIVPDTLEHIGTFHAEAAGRAGVQLRMDVYVINDYEGELSPSSEVEELMWINTRTTGVAIGSIFEHNVMPLLKQNNLID; this is translated from the coding sequence ATGAATAGCATTCACAAAGCTGGTGGAATAATTTTAAAGGACAGGCGTCTGCTTGTAACGAGGTCGTTTGGCAAGGATATTTTTATTGCTCCTGGCGGTAAACTCGAGGCGAACGAATCGCCGGAACAAGCGCTGAAGCGTGAAATGTTAGAAGAATTGGCAATTACGATCGTGCCCGACACACTCGAGCACATTGGAACATTTCATGCCGAAGCGGCCGGAAGAGCTGGCGTGCAACTACGTATGGACGTGTATGTTATCAACGATTATGAAGGTGAGTTATCGCCATCAAGTGAAGTCGAAGAGCTTATGTGGATTAACACCCGAACGACAGGAGTAGCAATAGGTTCTATCTTTGAACATAATGTCATGCCTCTTTTAAAGCAGAATAATCTAATTGATTAG
- a CDS encoding histidine phosphatase family protein, whose protein sequence is MKLVIIRHAESNKMAGLAGEPDAPSPKGRLQLQKLVEVCRQENVEAIFHSPQSRAVFAAEALSVALSVPSVSQPGLEERSFGDWDNWEWPLISAELDKLTNEERYTFVPPNGESWQQMEERIRAALGQISAKQYGSVAIVTHWGPIRVLLPMIKGESKESTLDLHVEPGESFVVDY, encoded by the coding sequence ATGAAGTTAGTAATTATCCGACATGCCGAATCAAACAAAATGGCGGGTTTAGCGGGCGAACCCGATGCCCCAAGTCCTAAGGGGCGCTTGCAGCTACAAAAGCTTGTTGAAGTGTGCCGTCAAGAGAACGTAGAGGCTATTTTTCACTCTCCGCAGTCACGGGCGGTGTTCGCGGCAGAGGCCCTTTCTGTTGCTCTGAGTGTCCCATCGGTATCTCAGCCTGGTCTTGAAGAGCGTAGCTTTGGCGACTGGGATAATTGGGAATGGCCGCTTATTTCGGCTGAATTAGACAAGCTCACAAATGAAGAACGCTATACATTCGTGCCGCCAAATGGCGAATCTTGGCAACAAATGGAAGAGCGAATTCGTGCCGCGCTTGGGCAAATAAGTGCGAAACAATATGGTTCGGTTGCGATTGTAACGCACTGGGGGCCGATTCGCGTGTTGCTGCCGATGATTAAGGGCGAATCTAAAGAGTCAACCCTCGATTTGCACGTTGAGCCGGGTGAATCTTTTGTTGTAGATTATTAA
- a CDS encoding NUDIX domain-containing protein has translation MKEENLDLIDHHYAGVLVVTEDGRLIGQQRDDKPGIDNPGRVSTFGGTVEQGENPRYAAWRELVKEETNLMLDEDSLVLFLEDKAWRKLTKEWEARHFYYVKISTEQLDNLEVYEGQGWAEINGADDPKLVDLWRTVVGKFIELDVNTDV, from the coding sequence ATGAAAGAAGAGAATCTCGATCTCATTGACCATCATTATGCAGGCGTATTAGTAGTTACGGAAGATGGGAGGCTCATTGGACAACAGCGAGACGATAAGCCTGGTATTGATAACCCAGGGAGAGTTAGTACGTTCGGCGGTACTGTTGAACAAGGCGAAAATCCACGATATGCGGCGTGGCGTGAGTTGGTAAAAGAGGAGACGAATCTAATGCTTGATGAAGACTCACTCGTGTTATTCCTCGAAGATAAGGCATGGCGCAAGCTGACAAAAGAATGGGAAGCGCGACATTTTTATTATGTAAAAATAAGTACTGAACAACTTGATAATCTAGAAGTGTATGAAGGTCAAGGATGGGCTGAGATTAATGGCGCTGACGACCCAAAGCTTGTAGACTTATGGCGAACAGTGGTCGGTAAGTTCATTGAACTGGACGTTAATACTGACGTCTGA
- a CDS encoding nucleotide pyrophosphohydrolase, with the protein MKHITDRHWDNNPPRGLAISIALEANELLEHFQWQEDSIGNTDEIAEELADVFIYAIQFANHYDIDITKSIMKKLDKSSKKYPVEHFAEASADERKEAWLKAKKEFKKDTVL; encoded by the coding sequence ATGAAGCATATTACAGATCGCCACTGGGACAACAATCCTCCGCGTGGTCTTGCTATTTCGATAGCACTAGAAGCAAATGAGCTGCTGGAACATTTTCAATGGCAAGAAGACTCAATCGGCAACACCGACGAGATTGCCGAAGAGCTAGCCGATGTATTTATCTACGCAATTCAGTTTGCCAACCATTACGACATTGATATTACAAAATCGATTATGAAAAAACTCGACAAATCATCGAAAAAATATCCGGTAGAGCACTTTGCCGAAGCTAGCGCCGATGAGCGCAAAGAAGCCTGGCTAAAAGCCAAAAAGGAATTCAAAAAGGACACGGTACTGTAA
- a CDS encoding NUDIX domain-containing protein, with protein MTRAEIRNIIESITPHDELEASHIRDALLWIDGDEPLYRIQKPDVPPKHLVSYFAIVDPVANKMLLQDHLLAKLWLPAGGHVDPDEDPAETVRRECQEELGIDAVFLNEPTPRLVTVTKTNGQGEHTDVSLWYVLQASESTPLIIEEDRFADVKWWDIDEILATPLNQFDPHLHRFIEKISVDLQ; from the coding sequence ATGACCCGCGCAGAAATCCGGAATATTATTGAGTCGATTACGCCCCACGACGAGCTAGAGGCGAGTCATATTCGCGATGCGCTGTTGTGGATCGATGGCGACGAGCCGCTTTATCGTATTCAAAAACCCGATGTTCCACCAAAGCACCTTGTTAGTTATTTTGCGATTGTTGATCCTGTAGCGAATAAAATGCTCCTGCAAGATCATCTACTTGCAAAGCTTTGGCTTCCTGCCGGCGGACATGTCGACCCAGATGAAGATCCAGCAGAGACAGTGCGACGTGAATGCCAGGAAGAACTAGGGATCGACGCAGTCTTTCTCAACGAACCGACACCACGGCTCGTTACTGTTACAAAAACGAACGGTCAGGGCGAGCACACCGACGTATCGCTATGGTATGTTTTACAGGCAAGCGAGTCGACGCCGCTAATAATAGAGGAAGATAGATTTGCTGATGTAAAATGGTGGGATATTGATGAGATTCTCGCCACACCCCTTAACCAGTTCGACCCGCATCTTCACCGTTTTATCGAAAAGATCTCCGTCGATCTACAATAG